In Erigeron canadensis isolate Cc75 chromosome 6, C_canadensis_v1, whole genome shotgun sequence, the following are encoded in one genomic region:
- the LOC122605548 gene encoding origin of replication complex subunit 1A-like: MAETPKKLRKTPIKSAPKTPITTTPRRSSRFLSSPISPNPIDPPKNITPRNTRPKSRKKLNTSNDKDDTFSFSPVSPEVSESKKRKTRPAKKPKKRVYYKKVSYDGGEFSVGDDVYVKRKEDDSVDNDDDDPETEECRICLKSGRAIMIECDDCLGGFHLKCLKPPLKSVPDGDWICSYCESKKSGKKDVGLPELPKGRRTAKEKLLSSDLWAARIESLWKEVDGSFWFRGRWYIIPEETAAGRQPHNLRRELYRTNDFADNEMETVLRHCYVMTPNEYAKAGNEGDDVFLCEYEYDVKYHSFKRIADIDHNEEDEEEAEHDEDWSCDEDSDFESDDDDIEYEKEEKFKSMLGSTPTHEVAANSRKGRTFGLQKIGVKKIPEHVRFHKQTELEKAKSTLLLATLPKSLPCRNKEMEEITGFIKGAICDDQCLGRCLYIHGVPGTGKTMSVLAVMRSLRSEVDAGITKPYSFVEINGLKLATPENIYRVIYEALTGHRVSWKKALSLLNDRFLNGTRISKDDDRPCILLIDELDLLVTRSQSVLYNILDWPTKPNSKLIVIGIANTMDLPEKLLPRISSRMGIQRLCFAPYNYLQLQEIIGCRLKGIDAFEKQAIEFASRKVAAVSGDARRALEICRRAAELADYRVKQSSLLPKTGKTLVGMADVEAAIQEMFQAPHIQVMRSCSKLGKVFLAAMVHELYKTGMSETTFEKLAQTVSRLCTSNGITFPGWDTLLRIGCKLGESRIVLCESGASHRLQKLQLNFPSDDVSFALKDSKELPWLTKYM; encoded by the exons ATGGCGGAAACACCAAAAAAGCTCAGAAAAACACCGATCAAATCCGCCCCGAAAACCCCGATAACCACCACACCTCGCCGTTCTTCCCGTTTCCTTTCTTCCCCAATTTCCCCAAATCCAATCGACCCACCAAAAAACATCACTCCAAGAAACACCCGACCCAAATCTCGAAAGAAACTAAACACATCCAATGATAAAGATGATACCTTTTCATTCTCACCCGTCTCCCCTGAAGTATCCGAATCCAAGAAACGAAAAACCCGACCCGCTAAGAAGCCGAAAAAGAGAGTTTATTACAAGAAAGTTAGTTACGATGGAGGCGAGTTTTCAGTTGGGGACGACGTGTATGTGAAAAGAAAAGAGGATGATTCggttgataatgatgatgatgacccGGAAACTGAAGAATGTAGGATCTGTTTGAAGTCGGGTCGGGCTATTATGATTgaatgtgatgattgtttaggtggGTTTCATTTGAAGTGTTTGAAACCGCCTTTGAAATCCGTTCCTGATGGTGATTGGATTTGTAGTTATTGTGAGTCGAAAAAATCGGGGAAAAAGGATGTTGGATTGCCTGAGCTTCCAAAAGGGCGAAGGACCGCGAAAGAAAAGCTGCTTTCGAGCGATTTGTGGGCCGCTCGCATCGAAAG TTTATGGAAAGAGGTTGATGGTAGCTTTTGGTTTCGGGGACGTTGGTATATAATTCCCGAGGAAACAGCAGCCGGTAGACAGCCACATAATTTAAGACGGGAGCTATATAGAACTAATGACTTTGCTGATAATGAG ATGGAAACTGTCCTTAGGCATTGTTATGTTATGACTCCCAATGAGTATGCCAAGGCTGGAAATGAAGGTGATGACGTGTTTCTATGTGAGTATGAATATGATGTAAAATATCATAGCTTCAAGAGAATTGCTGACATTGATCACAATGAAGAG GATGAGGAAGAAGCTGAGCATGATGAAGATTGGAGTTGTGATGAGGATTCAGACTTTGAGTCAGATGACGATGACATCGAGTATGAAAAAGAGGAGAAGTTTAAGTCAATGCTTGGGTCAACCCCTACTCATGAAGTGGCTGCA AATTCACGAAAGGGTCGTACCTTCGGGCTTCAGAAAATAGGTGTAAAGAAAATTCCGGAGCATGTGAGATTTCACAAGCAGACTGAACTTGAAAAGGCAAAATCAACACTTTTGCTTGCAACTTTGCCCAAATCTTTGCCATGTAGGAATAA AGAGATGGAAGAAATAACTGGATTCATCAAAGGTGCTATATGTGATGATCAATGCCTAGGACGTTGCCTTTACATTCATGGTGTTCCAGGAACGGGCAAG ACAATGAGTGTGCTTGCTGTAATGCGGAGTCTTCGATCTGAAGTTGATGCTGGAATTACTAAACCTTACTCTTTTGTGGAGATAAATGGTCTGAAATTGGCTACACCGGAGAATATATACAGA GTTATTTATGAAGCTTTAACAGGGCATAGGGTCAGTTGGAAAAAAGCTCTCAGCTTACTGAATGATAGGTTTTTAAATGGGACTAGAATTAGCAAAGATGATGATCGCCCTTGTATTCTTCtcattgatgaacttgatctcCTAGTAACTAGAAGTCAATCG GTCTTGTACAACATTCTTGATTGGCCGACTAAGCCAAACTCTAAACTTATTGTTATCG GAATTGCTAATACTATGGATCTTCCAGAAAAGTTGCTTCCTAGAATTTCCAGTCGAATGGGTATACAAAGGCTTTGCTTTGCCCCTTATAACTACTTGCAGCTTCAAGAAATCATTGGATGCCGTCTTAAAGGAATAGATGCATTTGAGAAACAGGCTATAGAATTTGCGTCAAGAAAG GTTGCAGCAGTTTCCGGAGATGCACGCCGTGCCCTTGAGATATGTCGCCGTGCAGCTGAACTAGCAGATTATCGAGTTAAGCAATCAAGCCTGCTTCCCAAGACCG GAAAAACACTTGTTGGCATGGCCGATGTTGAAGCAGCCATACAGGAGATGTTCCAAGCTCCTCATATCCAG GTAATGAGGAGTTGTTCTAAATTGGGTAAGGTCTTCTTAGCGGCTATGGTGCATGAGCTCTATAAAACAGGAATGAGTGAGACCACCTTTGAAAAG TTGGCGCAAACTGTTTCACGTCTCTGTACAAGCAATGGAATAACATTTCCAGGATGGGACACATTATTGAGAATCGG TTGTAAGCTTGGTGAATCCAGAATTGTTCTCTGTGAATCAGGAGCCAGTCACAGGCTACAGAAGTTGCAGCTCAATTTTCCTAG TGACGATGTGAGTTTTGCACTGAAAGACAGCAAGGAGCTACCTTGGCTGACCAAATATATGTGA